One part of the Rutidosis leptorrhynchoides isolate AG116_Rl617_1_P2 chromosome 1, CSIRO_AGI_Rlap_v1, whole genome shotgun sequence genome encodes these proteins:
- the LOC139887628 gene encoding uncharacterized protein isoform X1, with translation MARDRDISRSPSYKRRRYSRSPSPVVQRYNSRRDRSRRDRSSRSPYSYSRRKSRSISPPRRRRSPIPRRRRSRSPSPRRHKRQKSRSPSLSSEAKPPSIGSIEGKTVGENMKKEDEEEKKRRQQEAELKLIEEETAKRVEEVIRKKVEERLASEEIRLEIQRRLEEGRKKVLTDVVAQLEKEKEAAIIEARRKEEQAQREKEEVERLVEQNRRRIEEAQRREALEQQRREEERYKELEELQRQKEEALLRKKQQEEEERAKQQKLLGKNKSRPKLSFALGSK, from the exons ATGGCTAGAGATAGGGATATATCTCGTTCTCCTTCGTATAAACGGCGGAGGTATTCGCGGTCACCGTCGCCGGTGGTGCAGAGGTATAATAGCCGTAGAGATCGAAGTCGAAGAGATCGAAGCAGCCGATCTCCTTATTCTTATAGCAG GAGGAAAAGCCGCTCCATATCTCCACCGCGTCGCCGTCGTTCACCAATACCTAGACGACGCAGAAGTCGCTCGCCGTCACCAAGGCGTCATAAGCGACAGAAAAGCAGGAGCCCCTCGTTATCTTCTGAGGCTAAACCACCCAGTATTGGGTCCATAGAAGGCAAAACTGTGGGTGAAAATATGAaaaaagaagatgaagaagaaaagaaaag GCGTCAGCAAGAGGCTGAGTTAAAGTTAATTGAGGAAGAAACTGCAAAAAGAGTGGAAGAGGTAATTAGGAAAAAAGTGGAAGAAAGATTGGCGTCTGAGGAGATCAGGCTTGAAATACAAAGGCGACTGGAGGAGGGCCGTAAAAAAGTTCTTACGGATGTCGTAGCACAACTTGAGAAAGAGAAGGAAGCTGCGATTATCGAAGCCAGACGTAAAGAG GAACAAGCTCAAAGAGAGAAGGAAGAAGTAGAAAGGTTGGTTGAACAAAACCGAAGGAGAATTGAAGAAGCTCAAAGGAGAGAAGCGTTGGAGCAACAACGACGGGAGGAAGAACGTTATAAGGAACTTGAAGAGCTCCAGCGACAAAAAGAAGAAGCTCTACTTAGAAAAAAACAACAGGAGGAAGAAGAGCGTGCAAAACAGCAAAAGTTGCTCGGCAAGAACAAATCCCGACCCAAGTTATCTTTTGCGTTGGGTTCAAAATGA
- the LOC139887628 gene encoding uncharacterized protein isoform X2 gives MRRKSRSISPPRRRRSPIPRRRRSRSPSPRRHKRQKSRSPSLSSEAKPPSIGSIEGKTVGENMKKEDEEEKKRRQQEAELKLIEEETAKRVEEVIRKKVEERLASEEIRLEIQRRLEEGRKKVLTDVVAQLEKEKEAAIIEARRKEEQAQREKEEVERLVEQNRRRIEEAQRREALEQQRREEERYKELEELQRQKEEALLRKKQQEEEERAKQQKLLGKNKSRPKLSFALGSK, from the exons ATGAG GAGGAAAAGCCGCTCCATATCTCCACCGCGTCGCCGTCGTTCACCAATACCTAGACGACGCAGAAGTCGCTCGCCGTCACCAAGGCGTCATAAGCGACAGAAAAGCAGGAGCCCCTCGTTATCTTCTGAGGCTAAACCACCCAGTATTGGGTCCATAGAAGGCAAAACTGTGGGTGAAAATATGAaaaaagaagatgaagaagaaaagaaaag GCGTCAGCAAGAGGCTGAGTTAAAGTTAATTGAGGAAGAAACTGCAAAAAGAGTGGAAGAGGTAATTAGGAAAAAAGTGGAAGAAAGATTGGCGTCTGAGGAGATCAGGCTTGAAATACAAAGGCGACTGGAGGAGGGCCGTAAAAAAGTTCTTACGGATGTCGTAGCACAACTTGAGAAAGAGAAGGAAGCTGCGATTATCGAAGCCAGACGTAAAGAG GAACAAGCTCAAAGAGAGAAGGAAGAAGTAGAAAGGTTGGTTGAACAAAACCGAAGGAGAATTGAAGAAGCTCAAAGGAGAGAAGCGTTGGAGCAACAACGACGGGAGGAAGAACGTTATAAGGAACTTGAAGAGCTCCAGCGACAAAAAGAAGAAGCTCTACTTAGAAAAAAACAACAGGAGGAAGAAGAGCGTGCAAAACAGCAAAAGTTGCTCGGCAAGAACAAATCCCGACCCAAGTTATCTTTTGCGTTGGGTTCAAAATGA